The stretch of DNA CttcagcagaaaaagaaaaccaaacctcCGGTGCCGTCCCCACCCAGCGTTCCCACTGCTTCTGCTGCTCCCTGCGTCCTTTTCTCCCTGAGTCCGTCTCCTCACCGCCGCTCATTCCCCGTCACTCCTCCCAGCCTGAGCGTTAAGCACACCAGCACGTGGACGCACACACTTCTGAGACCTCGCGGGTACTTTCTCTCCATGCAGGCTCAAGAGCTGCTTATTCGCAGCAGgagccattttcttttctttttttcctccttttttttttttttttttgcggtacgcgggcctctcactgctgtggcctctcccgttgcggagcacaggctccggacgcgcaggctcagcggccacggctcacgggcccagccactctgcggcatgtgggatcttcccggaccggggcacgaacccgtgtcccctgcatcggcaggcagactctcaaccactgcgccaccagggaagcccctttcctcttccttttactAACAGATTCAGTGCCATTCTGGCTGCCTGATGTGGCCTGACCTCCATAACAGGGACACTTGGCTGGTGACCCCTTACATGTCTCTTCCACGAGAAAATGACTGCAGTGGGGCTGCTGGTGGGTTGCTTTTGAGGTATTGTGTGGGATTCTCCTTGAATCAAAGTTTGATACAAAGATGGAGATTACAGAATACTGCATTCAGTTTTGTTTACTACCAGCCACCCTGAGTAACATGATTTGGATGGATGAGCATCCTCCTTGGCTCAAGGCCAAGAGAAGTATTCAGGTTTTCATCCGTGTggggttttcttttctaaaatgaaaggTTTACTacacctgaaaaataaaacaaatactgtgtatataaatatacctaAACATGTAAATTAACGATTTAACCAGTTACATCCTTCCTCCTGGGTGAACTTGACTCAGGGAGCCCCTGAAATGTACACTGCACAGAAATTCACCCAGAGGGTAGATGTGTGAACAGTGCTCTGGgacagagcacagactctgaaaCAGAAGGTCCTGCAATAGAAACTTTAAGTTTTTTAGAGGGTAAAAGGTGATTATCGCATTTAATAGATTCTTTAGATACTTTTATCTCTAGAGTAGATCATGTAGCTCCAGTATTCAAGATATAGCAAGGTATCCTTTTTTTGTTCCTCAGGGAGGGACTGATCCTTCTtctttgatatttaaaaacaagCCACCATAAATGTaactaaaaatgcagattctagtCAAATCAGGCATTTATGGTGTAAGGAGATATTATTAAATGACTCAGGTGATTTGGGTTGTGGTCAACACCTATACATAACATTGTGGTACCTGTTGGGAAAGTTAGTCCCAACAAGGAAGAAAGGGTTAAAGTCTTCAGATGAGGTCCAGCCAGTCTGTGTCCAGAATTCCAAGTGTCTTGGGTTTTCCCCCCTGTGCCCAGAGTTTACACTAGGTGGCATGCAAGGAAAGCTAAACAAATTCAGAAACTCGACCCTGTGGAAGCAGTTCTTTGGCACTTGCCACGATCGGAGGGTTCAGCTTTGGAGTCAGTGTTTGATTTGTGGTTGTTTTTTCCCCCAGGATGAAGTGTCCTCTTGCTGGTACAAATAAAAGATTTCTAATTAACACAATTAAGAACACGCTGCCCTCCCAGAAAGAGCAAGACCACGAACAAAAAGAGGGCAGTGAGGAACCTGCGAAAAGCCAGGACCAGAAGGAGGAAAGCCGGCAGAAGCACAGAACCCACCCATACAAGCACAGGGTCCACGCTCGGGGCCCTGCCCGTCATTCTCCGCCGGGGAAGCGGCGCAGCCCGGAGAAGTCCCAGAAGCGATCCAGCAAGCGGTGAGGCAGGGACGCAGGGTGAGCGCGACCGTCCCAGCACCCGGGCCTGGGCTGGTGCAGAGAGGGGGCTGAGGACGGCCCGCGCTGGCAGCGCAAACACCCAAGAGGGATTTTCCAGCAGGGCCGCTGTCGTGACAGCGGAAGATCACCTGAGGCTCCGAGGAAAGAGTTCAAAGGGAACGCTCTGAAGATGCCTTGGCAAGTTTAAGCTGCTCCGGCGGTGTAGTATACATTTGTATTGATTTTATTCTGTCTTGTTTGGAAGTTGGTTTCAAAATAAATCTTCAAAGTTTTCAGAGATTATTAAAACTAGTTCCACTTATTTTTTGGTGTGCTGCCCTCGTGATCCTTTCTCAAAATTTCTcgaaaaataaaacacttgtaAATCCTACACTTTACTTTTTTGGGTGACAAATTTAAGTTTTAGAAATCTGGCCAGTAACCATATTTATGAAAAGGGCTAGAAATTGACCACGAAACTCTGATAGCACTGCGCCTGTGGTCCTTTAAGTAAACAATGTAGGAAAATCTCCAAACCCTCTTGAATGAATGCTCCCTGTCAATAACCAGAGGTTAAAAAACTGTCTCTGTGGTTTCCGTGTGTACTCTCAAACTCATTCCTGAGATAGAGCAGTTTTTCTACatttaattttgggggggaaTGTGTACGTTTTAAGTGGTGCTTTTAAAAGAACCTTCAAAAGTTAAAGTGAACATGATTTTTGTGCTATGTCTTATTTAGCTAAAGACGTACGATGCCACTCTCAGTATGGTTGTTtcagaaatctgaattttcaaTAAAAGTGTGTTCACCATGCCTTTTTTCGTTTTTTCAATATCGGCGTGGCTCTCTTCTAACATACAATTATAAACCTTTCAAACCTGTATTCTTCCTTGCATTCTCAGGAAAATGTCACCAAGCACCCTCTTCCCCATccacaaaaggaagaagaatctCTCTGTCCATACCCCACCCCCAATCTTCCAAAGCATCTGAGCTTATGCCTGGCCGCTCGCAGATAATCATTCAACGCTGCCCCACTCCCTGCTTCCTGGCAGCGAGAAAAAACCCTTTCTAAGCACTAGAAAGGAGCACATCCGCAAAGCTAGCTTTGGGGTGTTGGGCGGACGCGTACCACTCCCCCCGCCGAGCTGCTGTCCCACACCTGCTCAGTCTGCTTGGAGCCGAAAGCTCAGGGGCACAAGCCCAGAGCCTGCCCACTCTGCGCACCCTTCTCCCCCAGACCCCGGCCTCACCCCATGACTTGGTACAAACACCCTTTCCTTTCAGACATTCAAGAGGAATCATCTGGCTCATGTGACTGTGATCCAGATCCAGTGACGCATTAGCCTGTATCACGTGTGCTAAAATGCGAAATGTTTTGTATTTAAATATCTATCAGAAACAGCCCAGAGTTGTGGTTTTAAACATTCTtctaattaagtaaaataagaccGGACTGTATCATCTGTCTGTGTGCTCTGTGTTTAGAGCACACTGGCAAGCTCACTATTCCTAAAAGAGGGGGATGATTATAACAAGCATGTTCTTCCACTCCGAAGTAAAGGAAGCGCTTTGGCCTCATCACACTTACCTTTCTCAGACAATCGTGGTAAAGGACAAGTGTTCCACAAAACCATTTTCCCTTTAAGATCCACTGTCCCACTTGTGAAATTTTTCCTAGAATCTTTGAAACTTTCATCACAAGTAGCCATGGTTTCCTGTGTTTAAATGTCAAAAGCAAATTATCCATCCGTGTTCCATATGTATACAGTGGATATCAGGGAGGGGCTGGTCCTGAGACGCAAACCCAGCCACCTCCTGCGTCTGCGGGGAACAGGCACGGCAGCACCGTACTGAGAGATCATCCAGCCCAGGACAGAAGGTGGAGGGGGTTGAATCTCAGCCCCCCTCTGCCATTGGCTCACTGTGGGGCCTCCTCTGGGCCACTTCTCTGCACGGCATCTGCAAACTAGGATGTTTGcactgggacttcccaggtggtccagtggttaggactccacttccactgcaggggacccaggttcgatctctggtcagggaactaagattccacacgCCACACGgtacggccaaaaataaaaaagtaaataaataagataaaataaggtGTTTGCGCTGAGTCTCTGGTTTTGAAACAAGTAGAGACAGAAGTGCATGTCTGGCCCTAAAGCTTACGAACTGCATTGCTCGCTTCCACTAGAAAGCGGCAGGAGTTAAACCTAAGTGCGAGCTAGCACAATTCGTTTTCTGTTTTACCTCATTTTAGAAAACGTCATCTCCAAGAAAGTAAATGAGAAGCCACGGTCTCCGCCGTGTCCCGTCACCTGCTGGTGGCCAGTCTTTCTGAACAGCGCATACATGGAGGCAGAGGGAGCCAGGGTGGGTAGTTTTCCCGAGTAGGCTACGTACTGAGGACGTCTCCTCAGGCCTGATTCTGGAAGGTGGCCGtggagtttttaatttctctgtgattttttttggggggtggggggcgagggCTGGATAGATCTGCCTCAGATCTACTAGGTGGAATTTACCATTCTGTCATCAATTATCGATGTGACTCAACGTGGCATTTACATGTTTATATTATTGCATGATATCTGTCACTGCTTGAAGTCTTGCCACTGTCTTTGGATCATAAAGAATATCTGGTAGGTAATCAGTGCTTGTTGAATAGACATTACCTGAGGTGAACCTCAGATAAAGTGAAGCCTAGCCACTTTCCTATCGAGTATTAAACCCACAAGTTATCGCAGGCTATACGGGAACCTGCGTGGACAACAACATTCATCGTCTGTCACCTATGGGCAAACATTGTGGGGCCCTTTTTCCCCAGCTTGACTGAGATATCCAGTATTTGATATATAACACTGtacatttaaggtatacaatatgACCATTTGATAGAAGTACATATTGCaaagtgattatcacaataaggttGGTTAACACAGTCATTACCTGAGTTACCATTTTGTGTGTGCGCGGTGAGAAAGTTAAGatacgccttttttttttttttgcggtacgcgggcctctcaccgctgtggcctctcctgccgcggagcacaggctctggacgcgcaggctcagtggccatggctcacgggaccagccactccgcggcatgtgggatcttcccggactggggcacgaacccgtgtcccccgcatcggcaggaggactctcaaccaccgtgccaccagggaagcccaagatacgCCTTTTAAAACCCCGTGTCCACGTGGTTATCTTACAACCCTATGAAGAAGATGCCATCACTCccattacaaataaggaaaccgaGGAGAGGTTTaaagtttgcccaaggtcatggaaGTGGCAGAAATCCTATTGGAAGCCAGGACTGTCTGAATCAAAAACCTATATTCTTTCTTCTACCTTATGCTGAACTTGATCCAAACTCAGCTCCCTCAAAATACAGGATGGGGATGTCTCAACGCACTTAGGTCCCAAGGATTGCCAGTTTAAGAGCCTAAAGAACTTTTATAACCAATGCATTTCACTGGTTAAAATTTACTCCCGAGGAAATCTGAATGCAGAAGCCCTGTGGCAGGGAACATTTGCGCTGGCGCAGCATCTCTGTGGGCCAGTTTAGACAGCCGTCTAAATCCAAGAGAAAAACGCTTACCCTTCCGTGCTTCCGCGGTTAAACAGCAGCCCACAGACTATAACGAGGGGACACTAAAGTCTCCATGTGAAGCACATATTTCAGGTTACTTCACATTTAACCTTGTCTTTTTTCCACCCACAATAGCAAGGTTTGGGAGTTAAAAAGTCTtagagggtcttccctggtggcgcagtggttaagaatccgcctgccaatgcaggggacacgggttcaagccctggtccgggaagatcccacatgccgtggagcaactaagcccgtgcgccacaactactgagtctgcgctctagagcctgagagccacaactactgaacccgcgtgccacaactactgaagcccgtgagcctagagcccgtg from Phocoena phocoena chromosome 18, mPhoPho1.1, whole genome shotgun sequence encodes:
- the LOC136137873 gene encoding protein POLR1D-like, with the translated sequence MRRRWGDEEGLVEKVTSDLSVRWKAIEELLKEAKRGKTRAETMGPMGWMKCPLAGTNKRFLINTIKNTLPSQKEQDHEQKEGSEEPAKSQDQKEESRQKHRTHPYKHRVHARGPARHSPPGKRRSPEKSQKRSSKR